One genomic segment of bacterium includes these proteins:
- a CDS encoding Nif3-like dinuclear metal center hexameric protein — MTGKEIIKYLEDWAPKGIAWEKDNVGLQVGNPNHKVKNILLSLDINDEAIKYAIKENCNFVISHHPLLYHPLKNLDFSGSKNAKLIELMIKNNITLYSAHTNLDFTKHGVSYQLARRLDLKNINFLKNLKENQFKLCVFVPLTHINNVADAMHQAGAGIIGEYSHCSFRTIGTGTFKGSELSNPSVGKRGSTESVDEVKLEVSVDEWKLSQVINSMKKEHPYEEVAYDVYPLKNDNINYGIGAIGDLTTPIKSNDFLKFVSSKLKTNGLRYATGKTQSIKKVAVCGGSCGELLDEAIKQNADAFITADLKYHTFHDAEGKILLIDAGHYETEVPILDEIKRRLDSFLNEERKIKVLKFKGSTNPIVFFNNTGAN, encoded by the coding sequence ATGACCGGAAAAGAGATAATTAAATATCTGGAAGATTGGGCGCCAAAAGGAATTGCCTGGGAAAAAGATAATGTTGGACTACAGGTTGGTAATCCTAATCATAAGGTTAAAAATATTTTACTTAGTCTTGATATTAATGATGAGGCAATCAAGTACGCAATAAAAGAAAACTGTAACTTTGTCATTTCACACCATCCGCTGCTTTATCATCCTCTTAAAAATCTTGATTTCTCTGGAAGTAAAAATGCTAAACTTATTGAGCTGATGATAAAAAACAATATCACATTATACTCAGCACATACAAATCTTGATTTTACAAAACACGGTGTTAGTTATCAACTTGCCAGGAGACTTGATTTAAAAAATATAAACTTCTTAAAAAACCTCAAGGAAAATCAATTTAAACTTTGTGTGTTCGTGCCATTAACTCATATTAATAATGTTGCGGATGCAATGCATCAGGCTGGCGCTGGAATAATCGGTGAATACTCTCATTGCAGTTTCCGAACTATTGGTACCGGAACATTTAAAGGCTCGGAGCTGAGTAATCCATCTGTCGGTAAAAGAGGAAGCACAGAATCTGTCGATGAGGTAAAGCTGGAAGTCTCAGTGGATGAATGGAAACTTTCCCAAGTGATTAATTCTATGAAAAAAGAGCATCCGTACGAAGAAGTTGCATACGATGTTTATCCTTTAAAGAATGATAACATTAACTATGGAATCGGTGCGATCGGGGATTTGACTACGCCAATAAAGTCAAATGATTTTTTAAAATTTGTTTCTTCCAAATTAAAAACAAACGGTTTACGTTACGCAACAGGAAAGACTCAATCAATTAAAAAAGTGGCTGTGTGCGGCGGTTCTTGCGGCGAATTGCTTGATGAAGCTATTAAGCAGAATGCCGATGCTTTTATCACAGCAGATTTGAAGTACCATACTTTCCATGATGCTGAGGGTAAAATATTATTAATCGATGCCGGGCATTATGAAACAGAAGTGCCGATACTTGATGAAATTAAAAGAAGATTAGATTCTTTTTTAAATGAAGAAAGAAAAATAAAAGTTTTAAAGTTTAAAGGTTCGACGAACCCAATAGTTTTTTTTAACAATACAGGAGCTAATTAA
- the ispG gene encoding (E)-4-hydroxy-3-methylbut-2-enyl-diphosphate synthase yields MSETIKKYCNSLTEYSRYKTREVKIGDVPLGGNNPIRIQSMTITDTMNTIATVEQTIRMVEAGCEYVRITAPSINEAKNLENIKKELRARGYKVPLIADIHFTPNAAELAARIVEKVRVNPGNYVDKKKFEQFEYTDQEYQEELERIRERFTPLVKVCKEYGTAMRIGTNHGSLSDRIMNRFGDTPLGMVESALEFVRICEDLNYHSIVLSMKASNPQVMVQAYRLLIQKMEEEEMNYPIHLGVTEAGGGEDGRIKSAVGIGALLEDGIGDTIRVSLTEDPEYEAPVAISLANRYKNRADHKLIVPVSEIPIDPVTYKRRESFEVMGIGGSNVPVVIADYSSIEISNQKELVDIGYKYDEPSDKWYLADAAADIIYLGKQNIKFELPENLKLIINYNAWQKLDSKKLRFPILTKDEYLKNETLSDQINFLKLKLNELSDEITEKIRNDRKLILVIETDNEHGMAEQRRFFFELINRGIKNPVIVKRDYDNISLDEVRLYSSTDFGGLLIDGFGDGVWLTADKEKSEIENRIKRTFVKESQEKFINRTLFGILQATRTRISKTEYIACPSCGRTLFDLQDTTEMIRKRTEHLKGVKIAIMGCIVNGPGEMADADYGYVGSGVDKITLYRGKDIIKRSVPSSQAVDELIGLIKEDGNWLEPVKDGVY; encoded by the coding sequence ATGTCTGAGACAATAAAAAAATACTGTAACAGTTTGACTGAATACTCCCGATATAAAACCCGTGAAGTGAAAATCGGAGACGTTCCGCTCGGTGGAAATAATCCTATTCGTATTCAATCTATGACAATAACAGACACTATGAATACAATTGCAACCGTTGAACAAACTATCAGAATGGTTGAAGCAGGATGTGAATACGTCCGGATAACTGCACCAAGCATTAACGAAGCAAAAAATCTCGAGAACATAAAAAAGGAATTACGCGCAAGAGGGTATAAAGTTCCATTGATTGCAGATATTCATTTTACACCAAATGCAGCTGAACTTGCCGCAAGGATTGTTGAGAAAGTCAGAGTAAACCCTGGAAATTATGTTGACAAGAAAAAATTTGAGCAATTTGAATACACCGATCAGGAATACCAGGAAGAGCTTGAAAGAATAAGAGAAAGGTTCACTCCGCTTGTAAAAGTTTGTAAAGAATATGGGACAGCGATGAGAATCGGAACAAACCACGGTTCACTTTCAGACAGAATAATGAATCGCTTTGGCGACACACCGCTCGGCATGGTTGAGTCTGCATTAGAGTTTGTAAGAATTTGCGAAGATCTTAATTATCACAGCATTGTTTTGTCAATGAAAGCAAGCAATCCGCAAGTTATGGTTCAAGCTTACAGATTGTTGATACAGAAGATGGAAGAAGAAGAAATGAATTATCCAATTCATCTCGGAGTTACAGAAGCTGGTGGCGGTGAAGATGGAAGAATCAAATCTGCTGTTGGAATAGGTGCTCTTCTTGAAGATGGAATTGGAGATACTATCAGAGTTTCGCTGACTGAAGATCCTGAATATGAAGCTCCGGTTGCAATTTCTTTAGCTAATCGATACAAGAACAGAGCAGATCATAAATTAATCGTTCCTGTATCTGAAATTCCCATCGATCCGGTTACTTATAAAAGAAGAGAATCCTTTGAAGTTATGGGAATCGGAGGCAGTAACGTACCCGTTGTCATCGCTGATTACAGCTCAATAGAAATTTCTAATCAAAAGGAATTGGTAGATATTGGCTACAAGTACGATGAGCCATCTGACAAGTGGTATCTTGCAGATGCTGCAGCAGATATAATTTATCTTGGCAAACAAAATATCAAATTTGAACTGCCGGAAAATCTGAAACTGATTATTAACTATAACGCTTGGCAAAAACTTGATTCAAAAAAATTGAGATTTCCGATTTTGACAAAAGATGAATATCTGAAGAATGAAACACTGTCGGATCAAATTAACTTTTTAAAGTTGAAATTAAATGAACTCAGTGATGAAATTACAGAGAAAATTAGAAACGACAGGAAACTTATACTTGTTATCGAAACTGATAACGAACACGGAATGGCAGAACAAAGAAGATTTTTCTTTGAGTTGATCAATCGAGGGATTAAAAATCCAGTTATTGTTAAAAGAGATTACGATAATATTTCACTTGATGAAGTACGGCTTTATTCCTCAACTGATTTTGGCGGATTGTTGATTGATGGTTTTGGAGATGGAGTTTGGCTTACTGCTGACAAAGAAAAATCTGAAATTGAAAATCGAATCAAACGTACATTTGTAAAAGAATCACAAGAAAAATTTATTAATCGAACTCTTTTCGGAATTCTACAGGCAACAAGAACTAGAATTTCGAAAACAGAATACATCGCTTGTCCATCCTGCGGTAGAACATTATTTGACTTGCAGGACACAACAGAGATGATAAGAAAACGCACCGAACATCTGAAAGGCGTTAAGATCGCGATAATGGGCTGCATAGTAAATGGTCCCGGAGAAATGGCTGATGCTGATTATGGGTATGTAGGTTCCGGTGTGGATAAAATAACTCTTTACAGAGGAAAGGATATAATTAAAAGAAGTGTCCCTTCTTCTCAAGCGGTTGATGAACTGATTGGATTAATTAAAGAGGATGGAAACTGGTTAGAACCTGTGAAAGATGGTGTTTACTGA
- the recJ gene encoding single-stranded-DNA-specific exonuclease RecJ produces the protein MGRKHWKIKDVSDELSMQRLTDSLNISPILARLLVLRDIKTFGQAKQFFRPSIESLYDPFLMDQMESATTRVITALTENQKICIYGDYDVDGTCATALLYMFLKELDANVEFYIPRRLEEGYGLSTSAIDSVKEKGTQLMIAVDCGITAIVETDYANQLGIDVIICDHHQPKDEIPKAFAVLDPLKPGCNYPFKYLSGAGVAFKLAQGLCERIGKRGLPLKYLDLVALAGAADIVPLVDENRILVNEGLNQVNANPRPGIEALIEMSRLQPGQLSSGQIVFTVAPRINAVGRLGDAERAVNLLVATNKKEALKLAEVLETENYERRKIDVDTFEAAKEIVESEIDLDEELAIVLHNENWHPGVIGIVASRLVEKYYRPSVLLTTIDGIAKGSARSINGFNIYEALQKCDDLLLHFGGHQAAAGLAMELDKVDEFRIRLNEVLRSSITSEDLSEEISIDSKIRFSEITPKFLRILEQFAPFGPGNLRPVFLSENVRVAGLPRIVGNNHLIASFKQGGTDKIFDSIGFNMGDHFDLLRNNNYEFDLVFSVDKTIRENRIYPQLKLKDIKART, from the coding sequence ATGGGACGAAAACACTGGAAAATAAAAGATGTGTCTGATGAGCTTTCTATGCAAAGGCTTACAGATTCACTAAACATCTCCCCCATTCTGGCAAGACTGTTGGTTTTGAGGGATATAAAAACCTTTGGCCAGGCAAAGCAATTTTTCCGTCCTTCAATTGAATCGCTCTACGATCCTTTCCTCATGGATCAAATGGAATCAGCAACTACTCGTGTTATTACCGCACTCACAGAAAATCAAAAAATTTGCATTTACGGCGATTATGATGTTGATGGCACATGTGCTACTGCGTTGCTCTATATGTTTTTAAAGGAACTTGATGCCAATGTTGAGTTTTACATTCCCCGAAGACTTGAAGAAGGTTATGGACTCTCTACATCTGCAATAGATAGTGTTAAAGAAAAAGGAACGCAGCTGATGATTGCTGTTGATTGTGGAATCACAGCAATCGTTGAAACAGATTATGCAAATCAGCTTGGAATCGATGTTATTATATGTGATCATCACCAACCAAAGGATGAGATTCCAAAAGCATTTGCAGTTCTTGATCCTTTAAAACCCGGATGTAATTATCCATTCAAATATCTCTCGGGAGCTGGAGTTGCTTTTAAACTTGCACAAGGTTTGTGTGAAAGAATTGGTAAACGCGGACTTCCTTTAAAGTATCTTGATCTTGTTGCACTAGCTGGTGCAGCAGACATCGTTCCTCTTGTTGATGAAAACAGAATTCTTGTGAATGAAGGTTTAAATCAAGTTAATGCCAATCCTCGTCCCGGAATTGAAGCACTTATTGAAATGAGCCGACTTCAACCTGGTCAATTATCATCCGGCCAAATAGTTTTTACTGTTGCACCAAGAATAAATGCAGTAGGACGATTAGGCGATGCCGAACGGGCAGTAAATCTACTTGTTGCAACCAACAAAAAAGAAGCACTGAAACTTGCTGAAGTGCTTGAGACCGAAAATTATGAAAGAAGAAAAATTGACGTCGATACTTTTGAAGCAGCAAAGGAAATTGTTGAGTCGGAAATTGATCTCGATGAGGAACTCGCCATCGTTTTGCATAATGAAAACTGGCATCCGGGTGTAATTGGAATTGTAGCTTCACGTCTCGTTGAAAAATATTACAGACCTTCTGTACTGCTAACTACAATCGATGGAATTGCAAAAGGTTCTGCAAGAAGTATAAACGGGTTTAATATTTACGAAGCACTTCAGAAATGTGACGATCTGCTTTTACATTTTGGAGGTCATCAGGCAGCAGCAGGACTTGCAATGGAACTTGACAAAGTTGATGAATTCAGAATAAGACTTAATGAAGTTTTAAGATCATCAATTACAAGTGAAGATCTTTCAGAAGAAATTTCAATTGATTCCAAAATCAGATTTTCAGAAATAACACCAAAGTTTTTACGGATTCTTGAACAGTTTGCACCCTTCGGACCAGGAAATCTGAGACCGGTTTTTCTAAGTGAAAATGTTCGTGTCGCAGGTCTCCCCAGAATAGTCGGGAACAATCATCTGATCGCTAGCTTTAAACAGGGCGGCACTGATAAGATATTCGATTCTATCGGATTCAATATGGGTGATCATTTTGATCTGCTTAGAAATAATAACTACGAGTTTGATTTGGTATTTTCAGTAGATAAAACAATTCGAGAAAACAGAATTTATCCGCAACTAAAATTAAAAGATATAAAAGCTAGAACTTAA